AGCTGCGCGGACAGGCTCGACGCCTCGATCCCGATGTCGGCGAGCAGGTCGCGCACCGGCTTGGGGCCGTCCTGGAGGAGTTCGAGGACCCTGATCCGGACGGGGTGGCCGAGCATGCGGAAGAACTCGGCCTTGGCCTGGTGCAGGGGGAGGGACACGGCGACTCCGACCGTTGCAGAGTTGAAGACTTCTTCAACTGTACAACCCTGAAACTCGATCGCCGGGGCCGGTCCGGTCGGCGCACCGGTTCGGCCCGACCGGGACCTTCGACCCCGCACGAGGGACTTCGGCCGCTGTCGCCCGACCGGGCGGAGGCGCACGGTCGAGGCATGGAGAAGAGGATTCGCATCGCGACAGCCGCCGTCGCGGGGTTCGTCGCGCTCAACGCGGTCATCGGGGGCATCGGGTTCCTCGGCGGCGGGATCGACATGGGCCCGGTCATCACGAGCCGCTTCCCCTGGCACAGCCCCGTCGTCGCGGGTAGCGCGCTGCTGGTGGCGGTCGCCGCGCCGATGATCTCCGTGGTCTTCCTGGCGCTGCGCCGCGACCGGCGCTGGAGCGGCGCGGCGATGGCCGCGGGACTCGCGCTGATCTGCTGGATCGTGCTGCAACTGCTGGTGATCCGCACCTACAGCTGGTTGCAGCCGGCTTCGGTGGCCGCAGGGCTGGTCGTGTTCGCCGGTGGCCGGTGGGGACGAAGGGCGCCGGACGTCCCGGGTGATCGGGGACTTTCGCCCGCGTCGCCCGACCGCCGCCGGCACGAAGCTTGAACCGAGGACGAGAGCACAGCACGGACCAGAGCAGAAGGAGACGAGAGCCATGACCTCGATCGCCCACCCCCGCAAGGCCGCCCGCACCACCACCACCGCCACCACCGGCGGAGCGGTCGCCGCCACGACGGCGGTCCGCGCCGGGACCGGGGCCGGGGCGCTCGCGGTCCTGCGCGTCGCCACCGGGGCCGTGTTCCTGTGGGCCTTCCTCGACAAGCTGTTCGGCCTCGGCTACGCCACCAAGTCCGCGAGCGCGTGGATCAACGGCGGCTCGCCCACCAAGGGCTTCCTCAGCCGCGTCGCCGTCGGCCCGTTCGAATCCACCTTCCACGCCATCGCCGGCGCCCGGTGGGCGGACTGGCTGTTCATGCTCGGCCTGCTCGCCATCGGCCTCGCCGTCACCGCCGGCATCGCCCTGCGCCCCGCCGCCGCCGCCGGCACCCTGATGATGCTGCTCATGTGGGCCGCCGAATGGCCCCTGGCCCGGTTCACCTCCGCCGGCGAGCCCAGCATGTCGACCAACCCCCTCATCGACTACCACGTCGTCTACGCCCTCGCCCTGATCGCCGTCGCCCTCACCACCGCCGGCGCCACCCGGGGCCTGGCCCACTGGTGGGCGACCCTGCCGGCGGTCCGCGACCACACCTGGCTGCGGTGACGGGCGGCGGCAGGGCGAAGGAGGGGCGTCCCGGTGACGCCCCTCCTTCGCCCTGCGACGACGGCCGGGTGGGGCGGTGCGCATACTGGACGCACGCCGACGCGCGGGTGTCGCACACCGCACGGCAGGTCCAGGTGCCCCGTGCGGGGCGG
This region of Saccharothrix longispora genomic DNA includes:
- a CDS encoding DoxX family membrane protein → MTSIAHPRKAARTTTTATTGGAVAATTAVRAGTGAGALAVLRVATGAVFLWAFLDKLFGLGYATKSASAWINGGSPTKGFLSRVAVGPFESTFHAIAGARWADWLFMLGLLAIGLAVTAGIALRPAAAAGTLMMLLMWAAEWPLARFTSAGEPSMSTNPLIDYHVVYALALIAVALTTAGATRGLAHWWATLPAVRDHTWLR